In one Neobacillus sp. WH10 genomic region, the following are encoded:
- the rpsG gene encoding 30S ribosomal protein S7, with the protein MPRKGPVAKRDVLPDPLYNSKLVTRLINKMMIDGKRGKSQEILYSAFNTIRERSGKEPMEVFDAAMKNIMPVLEVRARRVGGANYQVPVEVRPDRRTTLGLRWLVNYSRLRGEKTMEERLANEIMDAANNTGASVKKREDTHKMAEANKAFAHYRW; encoded by the coding sequence ATGCCACGTAAAGGTCCTGTAGCAAAAAGAGACGTGTTACCAGATCCGTTATATAATTCAAAATTAGTTACTCGTCTAATCAACAAAATGATGATTGACGGTAAAAGAGGTAAATCACAAGAAATTCTTTACTCAGCATTTAATACTATTCGTGAACGTTCTGGCAAAGAGCCAATGGAAGTATTCGATGCAGCAATGAAAAACATCATGCCTGTACTAGAAGTTAGAGCACGCCGTGTCGGTGGTGCTAACTACCAAGTTCCAGTTGAGGTGCGTCCTGACCGTCGTACAACACTTGGTCTTCGCTGGTTAGTTAACTATTCACGTCTTCGCGGTGAAAAAACGATGGAAGAGCGCTTAGCTAACGAAATCATGGATGCAGCTAACAACACTGGTGCATCTGTTAAGAAGCGTGAAGATACACACAAAATGGCAGAAGCAAACAAAGCGTTTGCTCACTATCGTTGGTAA
- the rpoB gene encoding DNA-directed RNA polymerase subunit beta: protein MTGQLVQYGRHRQRRSYARISEVLELPNLIEIQTSSYQWFLDEGLREMFQDISPIEDFTGNLSLEFIDYSLGDPKYSVEESKERDVTYSAPLRVKVRLVNKETGEVKDQDVFMGDFPLMTETGTFVINGAERVIVSQLVRSPSVYFSGKLDKNGKKGFTATVIPNRGAWLEYETDAKDVVYVRIDRTRKLPVTVLLRALGFGSDQEIIDLIGDNEYIRNTLEKDNTEGVDKALLEIYERLRPGEPPTVDNAKSLLVSRFFDPKRYDLANVGRYKINKKLHIKNRLFNQRLAESLADPETGEIIAEKGTILDRRNLDRILPALEKNINFKSFNPVGGVVEEEVILQGIKIYAPGDENEKVINVLGNAYVAEPIKNITSSDIIASISYFFNLLHGVGDTDDIDHLGNRRLRSVGELLQNQFRIGLSRMERVVRERMSIQDTATITPQQLINIRPVIASIKEFFGSSQLSQFMDQTNPLAELTHKRRLSALGPGGLTRERAGMEVRDVHYSHYGRMCPIETPEGPNIGLINSLSSYAKVNRFGFIETPYRRVDPDTGKVTSRIDYLTADEEDNYVVAQANSRLGDDGAFLDDEVVARFRGENTVVKRERIDYMDVSPKQVVSAATACIPFLENDDSNRALMGANMQRQAVPLMQPEAPRVGTGMEYVSGKDSGAAVICKQDGIVEHVEAREVWVRQTKEVDGQEVKGDLKKYRLLKFIRSNQGTCYNQRPIVAVGNRVKKGEILADGPSMELGELALGRNVLVAFMTWDGYNYEDAIIMSERLVKDDVYTSIHIEEYESESRDTKLGPEEITRDIPNVGEDALRNLDERGIIRTGAEVKDGDLLVGKVTPKGVTELTAEERLLHAIFGEKAREVRDTSLRVPHGGGGIVHDVKVFNREDGDELPPGVNQLVRVYIVQKRKIHQGDKMAGRHGNKGVISRILPEEDMPYLPDGTPVDIMLNPLGVPSRMNIGQVLELHLGMAARYLGIHVASPVFDGATEEDVWGTIEEAGMARDAKTVLYDGRSGEPFDNRVSVGVMYMIKLAHMVDDKLHARSTGPYSLVTQQPLGGKAQFGGQRFGEMEVWALEAYGAAYTLQEILTVKSDDVVGRVKTYEAIVKGENVPEPGVPESFKVLIKELQSLGMDVKILSGDEEEIEMRDMEDEDDLQQVDTLNVVPEVQNIESEKVGSKE, encoded by the coding sequence TTGACAGGTCAACTAGTTCAGTATGGACGACACCGCCAACGAAGAAGTTACGCACGAATCAGTGAAGTTTTAGAATTACCAAATCTTATTGAAATCCAAACCTCTTCATATCAATGGTTTCTTGATGAGGGATTGCGTGAAATGTTTCAGGATATTTCACCGATTGAAGACTTTACTGGTAACCTATCACTAGAATTTATTGATTACAGCCTTGGCGATCCAAAGTATTCTGTTGAAGAATCAAAAGAACGGGACGTTACATATTCTGCTCCATTGCGTGTGAAAGTACGTCTTGTAAACAAAGAAACAGGCGAAGTAAAAGATCAAGATGTGTTCATGGGTGATTTTCCACTTATGACGGAAACAGGTACGTTTGTCATCAATGGGGCAGAACGCGTAATTGTTTCACAGTTAGTTCGTTCACCGAGCGTTTACTTTAGCGGAAAACTTGATAAAAATGGCAAGAAGGGCTTTACAGCGACTGTAATTCCGAACCGCGGCGCTTGGCTTGAATATGAAACAGATGCCAAAGATGTCGTATATGTGAGAATAGATCGTACTCGGAAACTGCCCGTTACGGTTCTTTTGCGTGCACTTGGCTTCGGCTCTGATCAAGAAATCATTGATTTGATCGGGGATAACGAGTATATCCGTAATACGCTTGAAAAGGATAACACGGAAGGTGTCGACAAAGCGCTTTTAGAAATATATGAGCGTCTTCGTCCGGGTGAACCGCCAACCGTTGATAACGCAAAGAGCTTATTAGTGTCACGTTTCTTTGATCCAAAGCGCTATGATTTAGCCAATGTAGGCCGCTATAAGATCAATAAAAAGCTTCATATTAAAAACCGCCTATTTAATCAACGCTTAGCGGAGTCGCTTGCCGATCCAGAAACAGGTGAAATTATTGCTGAAAAAGGAACAATCCTTGATAGGAGAAACCTTGACAGAATTTTACCGGCTCTTGAAAAGAATATTAATTTCAAAAGCTTTAACCCTGTTGGTGGCGTAGTTGAGGAAGAAGTAATCCTTCAAGGCATTAAAATCTATGCTCCTGGCGATGAAAATGAAAAAGTTATTAATGTTTTAGGTAATGCTTATGTGGCAGAACCAATTAAAAATATTACTTCGTCAGATATAATTGCATCAATTAGCTACTTCTTTAATTTACTACATGGAGTAGGCGATACAGATGATATCGACCATCTAGGTAACAGACGTCTTCGTTCTGTAGGTGAACTGCTGCAGAATCAATTCCGTATCGGGTTATCCCGGATGGAGCGTGTTGTTCGTGAAAGAATGTCGATTCAAGATACAGCAACGATTACACCGCAGCAATTAATTAATATTCGTCCGGTTATTGCTTCGATCAAAGAGTTCTTTGGAAGCTCACAATTATCACAGTTCATGGATCAAACCAATCCACTTGCAGAATTAACTCATAAGCGTCGTCTTTCTGCACTCGGACCTGGCGGTTTGACACGTGAACGTGCCGGTATGGAAGTGCGTGACGTTCACTACTCCCACTATGGCCGTATGTGTCCGATTGAAACACCGGAAGGACCAAACATTGGTCTGATTAACTCACTATCATCGTACGCAAAGGTAAACCGATTCGGCTTTATTGAAACACCATACCGCCGTGTTGATCCGGATACTGGAAAAGTAACAAGCCGTATTGATTACTTAACAGCTGACGAGGAAGATAACTATGTGGTAGCGCAGGCGAATTCCCGTTTAGGAGATGATGGTGCCTTCCTTGATGATGAAGTCGTTGCTCGTTTCCGTGGTGAAAACACGGTAGTAAAACGTGAACGAATTGATTACATGGACGTATCGCCGAAGCAGGTTGTTTCTGCAGCGACAGCATGTATTCCATTCCTTGAAAATGATGACTCGAACCGTGCTTTGATGGGTGCAAACATGCAGCGTCAGGCAGTACCTCTAATGCAGCCTGAAGCGCCAAGAGTTGGTACAGGTATGGAATACGTATCTGGTAAAGACTCCGGTGCAGCGGTTATTTGTAAGCAAGATGGTATTGTCGAGCACGTAGAAGCTCGTGAAGTTTGGGTTCGTCAAACAAAAGAAGTAGATGGACAAGAGGTAAAAGGCGATCTTAAAAAATATCGACTTTTAAAATTTATCCGCTCTAACCAAGGTACTTGCTATAACCAACGTCCAATCGTTGCTGTCGGCAATCGTGTAAAAAAAGGTGAAATTCTTGCTGATGGTCCATCAATGGAGTTAGGTGAATTAGCTCTTGGACGGAATGTTCTTGTTGCCTTTATGACATGGGATGGCTATAACTATGAAGATGCCATCATTATGAGTGAACGTCTAGTTAAAGACGATGTTTATACATCGATTCATATCGAGGAATATGAGTCTGAATCTCGTGATACCAAACTAGGGCCAGAAGAAATAACTCGTGATATTCCAAACGTTGGGGAAGATGCCCTTCGTAATTTGGATGAGCGCGGTATTATCCGTACTGGTGCTGAAGTAAAAGACGGAGATCTCCTCGTTGGTAAAGTAACGCCTAAGGGTGTGACAGAGTTAACGGCTGAAGAACGTCTCTTACATGCTATTTTTGGTGAAAAAGCTCGTGAAGTTCGTGATACTTCACTTAGAGTTCCGCATGGCGGCGGTGGTATTGTTCATGATGTCAAAGTCTTTAATCGTGAAGATGGCGACGAACTTCCACCAGGTGTAAACCAGCTTGTTCGTGTATATATCGTTCAAAAGCGTAAAATCCATCAAGGGGATAAGATGGCAGGACGTCACGGTAATAAAGGGGTTATCTCTCGGATTTTACCTGAAGAAGATATGCCATATTTACCAGATGGTACACCTGTTGATATCATGTTAAATCCTCTAGGGGTTCCATCGCGGATGAATATCGGTCAGGTGTTAGAGCTTCATCTTGGGATGGCAGCCCGCTACCTTGGTATTCACGTGGCATCTCCGGTATTTGACGGGGCCACTGAGGAAGATGTTTGGGGCACGATTGAAGAAGCCGGTATGGCTCGTGATGCGAAAACTGTCCTTTATGATGGCCGTTCCGGTGAGCCGTTTGATAACCGTGTCTCTGTTGGTGTCATGTATATGATTAAACTTGCACACATGGTTGATGATAAGCTCCATGCTCGTTCAACCGGACCTTACTCGCTTGTTACGCAGCAGCCACTTGGCGGTAAAGCCCAATTTGGCGGACAGCGTTTTGGTGAGATGGAGGTTTGGGCACTTGAGGCATACGGTGCCGCATACACGCTACAAGAAATTCTTACAGTTAAATCGGATGACGTTGTTGGTCGTGTAAAAACATATGAAGCCATCGTTAAAGGTGAAAATGTTCCTGAGCCAGGTGTTCCTGAGTCATTCAAAGTGTTAATTAAAGAACTTCAAAGTCTTGGTATGGATGTAAAAATTCTTTCCGGTGATGAAGAAGAAATTGAAATGCGCGATATGGAAGATGAAGACGACTTACAGCAAGTCGACACATTAAACGTTGTCCCTGAAGTACAAAACATTGAATCAGAAAAAGTGGGTTCAAAAGAATAA
- the rpsL gene encoding 30S ribosomal protein S12 — protein sequence MPTINQLVRKPRQSVTEKSKSPALNKGYNSFKKSQTNVSSPQKRGVCTRVGTMTPKKPNSALRKYARVRLTNGIEVTAYIPGIGHNLQEHSVVLIRGGRVKDLPGVRYHIVRGALDTAGVNNRMQGRSKYGTKRPKAAKK from the coding sequence ATGCCTACTATTAACCAACTAGTGCGCAAGCCACGTCAATCAGTGACAGAGAAGTCAAAATCTCCTGCGCTAAATAAAGGTTATAACAGCTTCAAAAAATCACAAACAAATGTATCTTCACCACAAAAACGCGGAGTATGTACTCGTGTTGGTACAATGACTCCAAAGAAACCGAACTCAGCGTTACGTAAATATGCTCGTGTACGTTTGACAAACGGTATTGAGGTGACAGCATACATTCCTGGTATTGGCCACAACCTTCAAGAGCACAGTGTTGTTCTTATTCGTGGAGGACGTGTAAAAGACTTACCGGGGGTACGTTATCACATCGTACGTGGAGCGCTAGATACTGCTGGTGTAAACAACCGTATGCAAGGACGCTCTAAATATGGTACTAAGAGACCAAAAGCAGCGAAAAAATAA
- the fusA gene encoding elongation factor G, with the protein MAREFSLENTRNIGIMAHIDAGKTTTTERVLYYTGKIHKIGETHEGASQMDWMEQEQERGITITSAATTASWKGHRVNIIDTPGHVDFTVEVERSLRVLDGAVAVLDAQSGVEPQTETVWRQATTYGVPRVVFVNKMDKIGADFLYSVGTIHDRLQANAHPIQLPIGAEDQFSAIIDLVEMNAVFYGNDLGTDIEVREIPEEHRELAEEYREKLVEAVAELDEELMEKYLGGEEITKEELKAAIRKGTVNVEFYPVICGSAFKNKGVQLMLDAVIDYLPSPLDVPAIKGHAVDAEDEVIERHSSDEEPFSALAFKVMTDPYVGKLTFFRVYSGTLESGSYVQNSTKGKRERIGRILQMHANSRQEISKVFAGDIAAAVGLKDTTTGDTLCDDKNLVILESMQFPEPVIELSVEPKSKADQDKMTTALQKLQEEDPTFRAHTDQETGQVIIAGMGELHLDIIVDRMRREFKVEANVGAPQVAYRETFKGSAQVEGKFARQSGGRGQYGHVWIEFAPNEAGKGFEFENGIVGGVVPREYIPAVQAGLEDALERGVLAGYPLVDIKARLFDGSYHDVDSSEMAFKIAASMALKNAASKCQPVILEPVMRVEVVIPEDYLGDIMGQITARRGRVEGMDARGNAQVVRSMVPLSEMFGYATALRSSTQGRGVFSMHFDHYEEVPKSISEEIIKKNKGE; encoded by the coding sequence ATGGCAAGAGAGTTCTCCTTAGAAAACACTCGTAATATCGGCATCATGGCACACATCGATGCCGGTAAAACGACGACCACTGAGCGTGTCCTTTATTACACTGGTAAGATTCATAAAATCGGTGAAACACATGAAGGTGCTTCTCAGATGGACTGGATGGAGCAGGAACAAGAACGCGGAATTACAATCACTTCCGCAGCAACAACTGCATCATGGAAAGGCCACCGCGTAAACATCATCGACACACCAGGACACGTAGATTTCACAGTTGAAGTTGAACGTTCCCTTCGTGTACTAGATGGTGCGGTAGCTGTACTTGATGCACAATCAGGTGTTGAGCCGCAAACTGAAACAGTTTGGCGTCAAGCAACAACCTATGGAGTACCACGTGTTGTATTCGTAAACAAGATGGACAAAATTGGAGCTGACTTCTTATATTCTGTAGGAACAATCCATGACCGCTTGCAAGCGAATGCACATCCAATTCAGTTACCAATCGGTGCTGAAGATCAATTCTCAGCGATCATTGACCTTGTGGAAATGAATGCTGTATTCTACGGGAACGACTTAGGCACTGATATTGAAGTGCGTGAGATTCCTGAAGAACACCGTGAACTCGCTGAAGAATACCGTGAGAAATTAGTTGAAGCAGTAGCAGAATTAGACGAAGAATTAATGGAAAAATACCTTGGCGGTGAAGAAATCACTAAAGAAGAGCTAAAAGCAGCGATTCGTAAAGGTACTGTTAACGTTGAATTCTATCCTGTTATCTGTGGATCAGCTTTCAAAAACAAAGGTGTACAGTTAATGTTAGATGCTGTCATTGATTATCTTCCATCTCCACTTGATGTACCTGCTATCAAAGGTCATGCCGTGGATGCTGAAGATGAAGTGATTGAACGTCACTCAAGTGACGAGGAGCCATTCTCTGCTCTTGCGTTTAAAGTTATGACTGACCCTTATGTAGGAAAATTAACGTTCTTCCGCGTTTATTCTGGTACTTTAGAGTCTGGATCATATGTCCAAAACTCAACAAAAGGCAAGCGTGAACGTATCGGACGTATCCTACAAATGCACGCAAACAGCCGTCAAGAAATCTCTAAGGTTTTTGCTGGTGACATTGCTGCTGCTGTAGGTCTGAAAGATACAACTACTGGTGACACTCTATGTGATGACAAAAACCTTGTAATCTTAGAGTCAATGCAATTCCCTGAGCCAGTAATTGAACTTTCAGTTGAACCAAAATCAAAAGCAGACCAAGACAAAATGACGACTGCATTACAAAAACTTCAAGAAGAAGACCCAACATTCCGTGCGCATACTGACCAGGAAACTGGACAAGTAATTATCGCTGGTATGGGTGAGCTTCACCTTGATATCATTGTTGACCGTATGCGTCGTGAATTTAAGGTTGAAGCTAATGTAGGTGCTCCACAGGTTGCTTATCGTGAAACTTTCAAAGGTTCAGCACAAGTTGAAGGTAAGTTTGCACGTCAATCCGGTGGACGCGGACAATACGGACACGTTTGGATCGAGTTCGCTCCAAATGAAGCTGGTAAAGGCTTCGAATTCGAAAACGGTATTGTCGGTGGTGTAGTTCCTCGTGAATACATCCCTGCTGTTCAAGCTGGTCTAGAAGATGCCCTAGAACGCGGAGTTCTTGCTGGTTATCCATTAGTTGATATTAAAGCAAGATTGTTCGACGGATCTTACCATGATGTTGACTCCTCAGAAATGGCGTTTAAGATTGCCGCTTCCATGGCTCTTAAAAATGCTGCTTCTAAGTGTCAACCGGTTATCCTTGAACCTGTCATGAGAGTGGAAGTTGTAATCCCAGAAGATTATCTTGGTGATATCATGGGACAAATCACTGCACGCCGTGGCCGTGTTGAAGGTATGGACGCTCGTGGTAATGCTCAAGTGGTTCGTTCAATGGTTCCACTTTCAGAAATGTTTGGATATGCAACAGCACTTCGTTCTAGTACACAAGGTCGCGGAGTATTCTCTATGCACTTTGATCACTATGAAGAAGTACCGAAGTCAATTTCTGAAGAAATCATCAAAAAAAATAAAGGTGAATAA
- a CDS encoding 50S ribosomal protein L7ae-like protein — MSYEKVLQAQRFVIGTKQTVKALREGNVQELIVANDAEPKVTAKIVDEALLLNVPVLYVESMKKLGKACGIEVGAAAVAIIR, encoded by the coding sequence ATGTCTTATGAAAAAGTATTACAGGCACAAAGGTTTGTTATAGGAACAAAACAAACAGTGAAAGCACTTAGAGAAGGAAATGTACAAGAGTTAATTGTGGCAAACGATGCTGAACCAAAGGTTACGGCAAAAATTGTTGATGAAGCACTCTTGTTAAATGTTCCGGTTCTATATGTGGAATCGATGAAAAAACTCGGCAAAGCATGTGGAATTGAAGTTGGTGCGGCAGCTGTTGCTATTATTCGTTAA
- the rpoC gene encoding DNA-directed RNA polymerase subunit beta': MLDVNNFEYMKIGLASPDKIRSWSFGEVKKPETINYRTLKPEKDGLFCERIFGPTKDWECHCGKYKRVRYKGVVCDRCGVEVTRAKVRRERMGHIELAAPVSHIWYFKGIPSRMGLVLDMSPRALEEVIYFASYVVTESGDTALDKKQLLSEKEYRAYREKYGNKFQASMGAEAIKKLLSDIDLNKEVDILKEELKTAQGQRRTRAIKRLEVLEAFRGSGNEPSWMILDVLPVIPPELRPMVQLDGGRFATSDLNDLYRRVINRNNRLKRLLDLGAPSIIVQNEKRMLQEAVDALIDNGRRGRPVTGPGNRPLKSLSHMLKGKQGRFRQNLLGKRVDYSGRSVIVVGPNLKMYQCGLPKEMALELFKPFVMKELVEKGLAHNIKSAKRKIERVSPDVWDVLEDVIREHPVLLNRAPTLHRLGIQAFEPTLVEGRAIRLHPLVCTAYNADFDGDQMAVHVPLSSEAQAEARLLMLAAQNILNPKDGKPVVTPSQDMVLGNYYLTLEREGTIGEGMIFKDTSEAILAYQNGYVHYHTRVAVHAGSLGNETFTEEQNNKLLITTVGKLIFNEILPKSFPYINEPTRNNLEVETPAKYFVEKGEDVKARIKEMPIIDPFKKKILGNIIAEVFKRFKITETSKMLDRMKDLGFKHSTKAGITVGVADIVVLGEKQQILHDAQGKVDNVMKQFRRGLITEDERYDRVIAIWSAAKDTIQGKLMKSLNKTNPIFMMSDSGARGNASNFTQLAGMRGLMANPAGRIIELPIKSSFREGLTVLEYFISTHGARKGLADTALKTADSGYLTRRLVDVAQDVIIREDDCGTDRGFSIRALKDGTEIIEGLDERLIGRYTRNAIKHPETNEVLVPENGLITEDLAEIIVGAGIEEVKIRSAFTCNTRHGVCKKCYGRNLATGQEVEVGEAVGIIAAQSIGEPGTQLTMRTFHTGGVAGDDITQGLPRIQEIFEARNPKGQAVISEIEGVVVGINEGRDRQHEIVVQGEVESRTYNAPYTARLKVALNDHIERGQELTEGSIDPKELIKVKDVTSVQEYLLREVQKVYRMQGVEIGDKHVEVMVRQMMRKIRVSDAGETDVLPGTLLDIHQFTDANEKALLEGKLPATGRPVLLGITKASLETDSFLSAASFQETTRVLTDAAIKGKRDELLGLKENVIIGKLVPAGTGMQRYRKAEPVLRDTTSEETVAID, from the coding sequence TTGCTGGACGTTAATAATTTTGAGTATATGAAAATTGGTCTTGCTTCACCGGATAAAATCCGTTCATGGTCATTCGGAGAAGTGAAAAAGCCAGAAACCATTAACTATCGTACTTTAAAGCCTGAAAAGGATGGCTTATTCTGTGAACGAATTTTCGGTCCAACAAAGGATTGGGAATGTCATTGCGGAAAATACAAGCGTGTCCGTTACAAAGGTGTTGTCTGTGACCGATGCGGCGTTGAAGTAACACGTGCAAAGGTTCGTCGTGAACGAATGGGTCATATTGAGCTTGCGGCACCTGTTTCACACATTTGGTACTTTAAGGGAATCCCTAGCCGAATGGGATTAGTTTTAGATATGTCCCCTCGTGCTTTGGAGGAAGTCATTTACTTTGCTTCATATGTAGTGACGGAATCAGGTGATACTGCCCTTGATAAGAAGCAGCTTTTATCTGAAAAAGAATATCGTGCTTACCGTGAAAAGTACGGAAACAAATTCCAAGCTTCCATGGGTGCAGAAGCCATTAAAAAGCTTCTTTCCGATATTGATTTAAATAAAGAAGTTGACATCTTAAAAGAAGAATTAAAAACAGCACAAGGCCAACGACGCACTCGTGCGATTAAGCGCCTTGAAGTGTTAGAAGCATTCCGCGGTTCAGGAAATGAGCCATCTTGGATGATTCTAGACGTGCTCCCAGTTATTCCTCCTGAACTACGTCCAATGGTTCAATTGGATGGGGGAAGATTTGCAACATCTGATTTAAACGATCTTTATCGCCGTGTAATCAACCGTAATAACCGCTTAAAGCGTTTATTAGATCTTGGTGCACCAAGTATTATCGTTCAAAACGAAAAACGGATGCTTCAAGAAGCGGTAGATGCTTTAATCGATAACGGCCGCCGCGGCCGTCCAGTTACTGGACCTGGTAACCGTCCGTTAAAATCACTTTCCCATATGTTAAAAGGAAAACAAGGTCGTTTCCGTCAAAACTTGCTTGGTAAACGTGTTGACTATTCTGGTCGTTCCGTTATCGTTGTAGGTCCTAACTTAAAAATGTATCAGTGTGGCCTTCCGAAAGAAATGGCTTTGGAACTATTCAAGCCGTTTGTGATGAAGGAGCTTGTTGAAAAAGGGTTAGCTCACAATATTAAATCTGCTAAGCGAAAAATTGAACGCGTATCTCCAGATGTTTGGGACGTACTTGAAGATGTAATCAGAGAGCATCCGGTTTTATTAAACCGTGCCCCTACATTGCATAGATTAGGAATTCAGGCATTTGAACCAACACTTGTCGAAGGCCGGGCAATTCGCCTCCATCCACTTGTATGTACAGCATACAATGCGGACTTTGACGGTGACCAAATGGCTGTTCACGTACCGCTTTCATCTGAAGCACAAGCGGAAGCTCGTCTTTTAATGCTTGCAGCACAAAATATCTTGAACCCTAAAGATGGTAAGCCAGTTGTTACTCCATCTCAGGACATGGTATTAGGAAACTATTACTTGACACTAGAGCGTGAAGGTACAATCGGTGAAGGGATGATTTTTAAAGATACAAGTGAAGCCATCCTTGCTTACCAAAACGGGTATGTTCACTACCATACACGTGTTGCTGTTCATGCAGGATCCTTAGGAAATGAAACGTTTACAGAAGAACAAAACAATAAGTTATTAATTACAACTGTTGGTAAACTTATATTTAATGAGATTCTTCCTAAATCATTCCCATATATCAATGAACCAACTAGAAATAATTTAGAAGTCGAAACACCTGCAAAGTATTTTGTTGAAAAAGGTGAAGACGTTAAAGCAAGAATTAAAGAAATGCCAATAATTGATCCGTTCAAAAAGAAAATCCTTGGAAATATCATTGCAGAAGTATTCAAACGTTTCAAAATTACCGAAACGTCTAAAATGCTTGACCGCATGAAGGACTTAGGATTTAAGCATTCCACTAAGGCTGGTATTACTGTTGGTGTGGCTGACATCGTCGTACTAGGGGAAAAGCAGCAAATTCTCCATGATGCCCAAGGTAAAGTAGATAACGTAATGAAGCAATTCAGACGCGGTTTGATTACTGAAGATGAGCGTTATGATCGTGTTATTGCCATCTGGAGCGCGGCTAAAGACACCATTCAAGGGAAATTGATGAAATCCTTGAACAAAACGAATCCAATCTTTATGATGAGTGATTCCGGTGCCCGGGGTAACGCCTCTAACTTTACGCAGCTTGCGGGTATGCGCGGCTTGATGGCCAACCCGGCTGGACGTATCATCGAATTACCGATCAAATCAAGTTTCCGTGAAGGATTAACAGTATTAGAGTACTTTATTTCCACTCATGGTGCTCGTAAAGGTCTTGCTGATACAGCCCTTAAAACGGCTGACTCTGGTTATTTAACACGCCGTCTTGTTGACGTTGCCCAAGATGTCATTATCCGTGAAGATGATTGTGGCACAGACCGTGGTTTCTCCATCCGTGCTTTAAAAGATGGTACAGAGATCATCGAAGGATTGGACGAACGCCTAATCGGCCGTTATACCCGAAATGCCATCAAGCATCCTGAAACAAATGAAGTACTTGTTCCTGAAAATGGCTTAATTACAGAGGATTTAGCAGAAATTATCGTTGGAGCAGGCATTGAAGAAGTTAAAATCCGCTCTGCGTTTACATGTAATACCCGTCATGGCGTATGTAAGAAATGTTATGGCCGTAACTTGGCAACTGGTCAAGAGGTTGAAGTGGGTGAAGCAGTTGGTATTATCGCCGCACAATCAATCGGTGAGCCAGGAACACAGTTAACCATGCGTACGTTCCATACAGGCGGTGTTGCGGGAGACGATATTACCCAAGGTTTACCGCGTATCCAAGAGATTTTTGAAGCACGTAATCCTAAAGGTCAAGCCGTTATTTCTGAAATAGAAGGTGTCGTTGTAGGAATTAATGAAGGCCGCGACCGCCAGCATGAAATCGTAGTGCAAGGCGAGGTTGAATCTCGTACCTACAATGCTCCATATACAGCTCGCTTGAAAGTGGCACTCAATGACCATATTGAACGTGGTCAGGAGTTAACGGAAGGTTCGATTGATCCGAAGGAGTTAATTAAAGTAAAAGACGTTACATCTGTTCAAGAGTACCTATTGCGTGAAGTACAAAAAGTTTACCGCATGCAAGGGGTTGAAATTGGCGATAAGCACGTCGAGGTAATGGTTCGTCAAATGATGCGTAAAATTCGTGTCAGCGATGCAGGTGAAACGGATGTACTTCCAGGTACACTTCTTGATATTCATCAGTTTACTGATGCGAATGAAAAAGCATTACTTGAAGGTAAATTGCCTGCAACAGGACGTCCAGTCTTACTTGGTATTACAAAAGCTTCGCTTGAGACAGATTCATTCTTGTCTGCGGCATCATTCCAAGAAACCACAAGAGTTCTTACAGATGCAGCGATTAAAGGCAAACGTGATGAATTGCTCGGCTTAAAGGAAAATGTAATCATTGGTAAACTTGTTCCTGCTGGAACTGGTATGCAGCGCTACCGTAAAGCAGAGCCAGTATTACGCGATACAACTTCTGAAGAAACCGTTGCGATTGACTAA